Below is a window of Acidobacteriota bacterium DNA.
TGAACGAGAACCGCCCGGGCCTGAATCCGCGCGCCTTGGATTCGGGCAGCCACGCGAACAGCTCGCGGATGAAGGTAAACAGCCCGGTGTAGGTGGCCGGGTTCGATCGCGGCGTGCGCCCGATGGGGGACTGATCGATCTGGATCACCTTGTCGATGAGCTCGATGCCCTCGATCGCGGCGTGCGCGCCCGGCTCGTCGGCCGCGCGGTAGAGCGTCCTGGCCAGGGCGCGGTACAGAATCTCGTTCACCAGTGTGGACTTGCCGCTGCCGCTCACGCCGGTGATCGCCACAAACAGCCCGAGGGGAATGCCGACGTCCAGGTTCTTCAGGTTATTCGCGCGCGCGCCGCGGATCACGACCTCACCGCGCTCCGGCTTCCGGCGCGACGCGGGCATTTCGATCGTGCGCTCGCCGCGCAGGTACATGCCCGTCACCGAGTCGGCCGCCTTCGCGATCAGCTCGCGCGGCGTGCCCTGAAAGATCACCTGCCCCCCGTGCTCGCCGGCTCCTGGACCAAGGTCGACCACGTAGTCGGCCGTGCGGATCGTTTCCTCGTCGTGCTCGACAACAATCACGGTGTTGCCGAGGTCGCGCAGCCGCGACAGCGCGGCGAGGAGCTTCCGGTTGTCGCGCTGGTGCAGGCCGATCGAGGGCTCGTCGAGCACGTAGAGGACGCCGGTGAGCGTCGATCCAATCTGCGTGGCAAGGCGGATGCGCTGCCCTTCGCCTCCCGACAGCGTCGCTGCGCTCCGGCCGAGCGTCAGGTAGCCGACGCCCACGTCGTTGAGGAAACGAAGGCGATCCCGGATCTCGCGCAGGATGCGGCCGGCAATCAGCGTCTCGCGCCCGGTCAGCTCCAGCTCGTTGAAGACGTTCAGCGCGTCGGACACCGGCAGGTCCACGTACTCCGCCATCGTGCGCCCCTTGAGGCGCACGGATCGGCTGGACGCTTTCAGCCGCCGTCCCTCGCAGTCGGGGCACGGGCGCAGGGCGCGGTAGGGCTCGAGGGCCTCCTGGTCGGCCCAAGTCCCCTCTTCGTACCTCCGCCGCAGGTTCGGCACGAGCCCCTCGAATCCCGCGCCGAACGGGTCGAGCTTCGCGCGCCGCCGCGCGGCGGACTTCTCGTCTCCATTGGTGCGGCGGCCGTGGCCCGGGCCGTAGAAGAGCACGTCACGCTGCTTCTTCGGCAGCCTGGCGAAGGGGACAGTCGGGTCGATCCCGAAGTTTCTCGCGAGGGCGGTCAGGGCCTCGCGCACCAGCTTCCGGTCCCCCTTCGCCCAGGGCGCGATGGCGCCGTCCATCAACGTGAGGCTCTCGTCGGGCACGAGGCGGCCGGGATCGAAGTCGTAGATCGAGCCGAGCCCCTGGCACTCGACGCACGCGCCGTGCGGCGAGTTGAACGAGAAGGCGCGCGGCGTCATCTCCGGCATGCTGATGCCGCACGCGGTGCACGCCAGGCGGCGCGAAAACAGCCGATCGCCGCCCCTCCACGTATTGATGATCACCACATCGTCGGCGAGGTTGAGCGCGATGTCGACCGAGTCGGCGAGCCGCTTCTCGATCCCGCCCTTGAGCACCAGCCGATCGACGACGACCTCGATCGTGTGGTTGCGCCGCCGATCGAGCTTGATGTCCTCGTCCAGCGACTTGAGCTCACCATCGACGCGCACGCGGGTGAAGCCGCGGGCCCCGAGCGCGGTGAGCTCCTTCTTGAACTCCCCCTTGCGGCCTCGCACGATCGGCGCGAGCACGTTGATGCGCTCCTCGGGCGGGTTCAGCATCACCATGTCCACGATGCGCTCGAGCGACTGCGACGCGATCTCGCGGCCGCAGTTCGGGCAGTGCGGCACGCCGATGTTGGCGAAGAGGAGCCGCAGGTAATCGTAGATCTCGGTGACGGTGCCGACGGTGGACCGCGGGTTGGAGCCGGTGGTCTTCTGCTCGATGGCAATCGCCGGCGACAGGCCGTCGATGAGGTCGACGTCCGGCTTCTCCATCTGCTCGAGGAACTGCCGCGCGTACGCCGACAGCGACTCGACGTAGCGGCGCTGCCCCTCGGCGTAGATCGTGTCGAAGGCGAGCGACGACTTGCCCGACCCGGAGAGCCCGGTCAGGACGACCAGCCGGTTGCGCGGCAGATCGACGTCGATGTTCTTGAGGTTGTGGACGCGAGCGCCGCGTACGGCAATCCAGTCGTGGCCCATCAGCAGGAGATTTCGGGGAGCGGTGAAACAAGTATTCTAGCAGGTTCGGCCGTTCGGCAGCGATAAGGGGGACAGTCACACTTTCGGCGGCGGCCGCCGCCGAAAGTGTGACTGTCCCCCTTATCGCTGCCTGAGCTTGCTGTTCGTGTATCCGTACGACACGTAAAAGATGAGCCCGACGGCGAGCCAGATCCCGAAACGCTCCCACGCGCGCACGGGCAGGCCCGACATCGTGTACACGCAGGCGGCGGCCCCCGCGATCGCCACCGGCCAGACAAACGGTACCCGGAACGGACGGGGACGATCCGGCTCCGTGTAGCGCAGCACGAGCACGCCGGTGCAGACGATCGCGAACGCGGAGAGCGTCCCGATGTTCGTGAGGTCGTAGATCTCGTTCTCGTCCATCACGAGGGCGCCGAGCGCCACGAGCAGGCCGGTGACGACCGTCGTCACGTGGGGCGTCCGGTACTTGGGATGAATCTTCGATGCCCAGGCGGGGAGCAGCCCGTCGCGCGCCATCGCCATGAAAATCCGCGGCTGCCCGTACTGGAACACGAGCAGCACCGCGGTGAGCGAGATCGCCGCGCCGAAGGCGACGATCCAGCTGGCCATCGGCAGACCGGCCACGTCGAGCGCCCTGGCCAGCGGGTCGGCCGCCCTCAGCTGCTGGTACGGCACGAGGCCGGTGGCCACGACGCCGACCACGACGTAAATCAGCGTGCAGATGGCGAGTCCCCCGAGGATGCCGATCGGCATGTTCCGCTGCGGGTTGCGGGTCTCTTCAGCCGCAGTGGAAATGGCATCGAAGCCGATATAGGCAAAAAAGACGATCGCGGCCCCCTGGTGGATGCCCGCCCACCCGTTGGGGGCGAAGGGCCGATAATTCGCCGGGTCGATGTGCAGGCTGCCGAGCGCGACGAAAAAGCCGAGCACCAGCAGCTTGACGACCACCATGATGTTGTTCGCGCGCGCGCTCTCGCGCACGCCGATGTACAGGAGCCATGTGATCGCGAGCACGATGACCGCGGCCGGCACGTTCAGCAGGACGGGGATCCCCGCCAGGCGCGGCGCGGCCTGAAGCAGCCCGTGCACCGCCGGGTCAGAGCTGAGGAGCGCCGTCCGGTACCCGTGCGTCAGGTAATCGGGCAGTGCGACGCCGAAGCCTGAGAGCAGCGACGTGAAGTACCCGCTCCAGGCGATCGCGACCGCGATGTTGCCGACGGCGTATTCGAGGATCAGGTCCCAGCCGATGATCCAGGCCACCAGCTCCCCCAGCGTCGCGTAGGAGTACGTGTAGGCGCTTCCGGCCCGCGGGATCATCGCGGCGAGCTCCGCGTAGCACAGCGCCGCGAGGCCGCACACGCCGCCCAGCAGAATGAATGAGAAGACGAGTGCCGGGCCGGCGCCGTAGCGTACGATGGCGCCGTTCGGCAGCGTCTCTCCGGCGGCCGCGGTGCCGATCGACGAGAAAATGCCGGCGCCAATCACCGCGCCGATCGCCAGCATGATCAGATCTCCAGCCCCGAGCGCGCGCTTGAGCCCCGTGGCATCGCTGTCCTGGAGGAGATCGGCGATCGCCTGTCTCCGGAACAATTGGGACATATGACGGAAGAGTCTATATCAAGGACACAGGCCGAAAGAGGTCGCCGTCATCGCCAACGGTCGAACGGATCACACCGCGACGGCGAGGCGATGCAGCACGCCGCTCGACGCGACGACGAGGCCGCCGGAGGGATCGAACGCCAGGCCGATCACGCCGGGCGCCGCGACGACTTTCTCGACCGCATAGTCGGCGAGCGACACCCGGTAGACGCCGCTGGCGCCGGCGAGCGCCTCGGAAACGTACAAGCGCCCGTGGCGGTCGAATGCGATGCCCTGCGGCCGCCCGAAGGAAGGCGGCAGCGGCTCGACCTCGCCGTCCGGCGAGACGCGGTAGACGCGGTCGGAGGTGCCGAGCGTCGGCGCGGCGGCGTAGAGATGATCGTCCGGCCCCCACGCCAGATGGAACGCGGCGACGGATGCGGGCAGCGTCGCCACAGTCGTCCGCACGCCGCTCGAGTCGAGCCGCAGGATCGGCCCCGATCGATCCCCGATGTACAGCGCGCCATCGGGGGCGAACGCGATGCCGCACGGCGCGCCGAGGTCGGTCGCGACCGTCTCGACATGACCATCCATGTCGACGCGGTACAGCGCGCTCTCGAATCGATCCGTCGCGTAAAGCGCGCCGTCGGGCCCGACGGCGAGCGAGGTGGGATGCGCGATCGCGCTGACGAGTGGCTCGCGGGCGCGATCGGCCGGCAGGCGGTAGATGGTCACCGCGGACCGTTGCGAGCGCGTGCCGCTGAAGGTCGCGTACAGCGCGCCGCGGCGATCGAACACCGGGTTGTCCACCAGATGCACGCCCGTGGCGATCGGCGCGCCGATCTCCACGAAGGCGGCGGCCCCGGGCACGTCCGCGAGGCGCACCGGCTGCCGTCCCTCGACGCCACCCGGGATCAGGATGTCGATTTGCGAAGCGGATGCGCGCACGACGCGGGCATCGATCTCGCCGACACGCACGGCAGGTACCGAGTCCGGGCTCGAGAGGAGGCGGTCGCCGAAAATCGCGACACGTCCTCCCTCAACGGCCCAGACCGGCGAGAGCGCGGTCATCGAGGGAACCGGTGGCAAACCCGCCTATTATGTGTCGTCCAGCGAGACGTTCCAGTAGATGTAATCGCGCCAGCTTTCCGGCGCGTTCCGGAGCCCGATCGTGATGCGAAGGGCCGGCGCCTTCTCGGGCCGCCGCGGATGCCGGATGAGCCGCATGCCGGCCTGTTCGGGCGTGCGCCCTCCCTTCCGGCGATTGCAGGTGACGCAGCAGGTGACGATGTTCTCCCAGTCCTTGCGGCCGCCGTGCGCGACCGGCACGACGTGGTCGAACGTCAGGTCGCTCGTGGGAAACACCTCGCCGCAATACTGGCAGCTGTAATCGTCGCGCGCGTAGATGTTCGCGCGCGAAAAGGGCACGTAATCCACGCGCCGCTTGATGTGAACGAACCGGAGCAGCCGGATGACGGACGGGAGCTTGAAGGTGAAGGAGACGGAATGGATCTCCCGGTCGTAGACCGAAACGATCTCCACCTTCCCCTGGCACCAGAGGGTGACGGCCTTCTGCCAGTGAACGACCTTCAGAGGCTCGAACGTCGCGTTCAGAAGGAGCGTCTGCTCCATGGCTGAGTCATTGTGACGGATGCGCGGCCGGGGTGTCAACCGTGCAGGACTGTAACCGGCCCTGACTCTAGAGTTTACAGCGCAACCGGACGAGAATATTGATGATGGACCCGCGCGTCGCGGTTGCCGGTGTCATTCTCGTGACGGCGTTCTCCGCCGCCTGCGCGAGCCACTCGGCACGGCCGGAACCGTTCCCCCGGATCCCTGACGCGGCCAGGACCGAAGGCGAAGAGACAGCGGCCGAACCTGCGCTGGGCGCGGCGGTCGTGAACTCCGCGCTCGCGCTGCAGGGACGGCCGTACGCGGCGGGAGGCGCCGGGCCGGACCGGTTCGACTGCAGCGGCCTCGTGCAGTTCGTCTTCGCGCAGTTTGCGATCGCGCTGCCGCGCACGGTCACGCAGCAGTTCGCGGCGACAACCGGGATTGATTCGGGCACGGCCGCCGCCGGCGATCTGCTCTTCTTCAGAATCTCGGGAGGGAAACCGTCGCACGTGGCCATCGCGCTCGGCGACGGGCGCTTCATCCACGCGCCGAGCGAGCGCGGCGCGGTCCGCGTGGAGAGCCTCAGCGCGCCGTACTGGCGCGAGCGCTTCCAGGGGGCGAGGAGGGTG
It encodes the following:
- a CDS encoding HNH endonuclease, encoding MEQTLLLNATFEPLKVVHWQKAVTLWCQGKVEIVSVYDREIHSVSFTFKLPSVIRLLRFVHIKRRVDYVPFSRANIYARDDYSCQYCGEVFPTSDLTFDHVVPVAHGGRKDWENIVTCCVTCNRRKGGRTPEQAGMRLIRHPRRPEKAPALRITIGLRNAPESWRDYIYWNVSLDDT
- a CDS encoding C40 family peptidase, with translation MMDPRVAVAGVILVTAFSAACASHSARPEPFPRIPDAARTEGEETAAEPALGAAVVNSALALQGRPYAAGGAGPDRFDCSGLVQFVFAQFAIALPRTVTQQFAATTGIDSGTAAAGDLLFFRISGGKPSHVAIALGDGRFIHAPSERGAVRVESLSAPYWRERFQGARRVERP
- the uvrA gene encoding excinuclease ABC subunit UvrA, whose protein sequence is MGHDWIAVRGARVHNLKNIDVDLPRNRLVVLTGLSGSGKSSLAFDTIYAEGQRRYVESLSAYARQFLEQMEKPDVDLIDGLSPAIAIEQKTTGSNPRSTVGTVTEIYDYLRLLFANIGVPHCPNCGREIASQSLERIVDMVMLNPPEERINVLAPIVRGRKGEFKKELTALGARGFTRVRVDGELKSLDEDIKLDRRRNHTIEVVVDRLVLKGGIEKRLADSVDIALNLADDVVIINTWRGGDRLFSRRLACTACGISMPEMTPRAFSFNSPHGACVECQGLGSIYDFDPGRLVPDESLTLMDGAIAPWAKGDRKLVREALTALARNFGIDPTVPFARLPKKQRDVLFYGPGHGRRTNGDEKSAARRRAKLDPFGAGFEGLVPNLRRRYEEGTWADQEALEPYRALRPCPDCEGRRLKASSRSVRLKGRTMAEYVDLPVSDALNVFNELELTGRETLIAGRILREIRDRLRFLNDVGVGYLTLGRSAATLSGGEGQRIRLATQIGSTLTGVLYVLDEPSIGLHQRDNRKLLAALSRLRDLGNTVIVVEHDEETIRTADYVVDLGPGAGEHGGQVIFQGTPRELIAKAADSVTGMYLRGERTIEMPASRRKPERGEVVIRGARANNLKNLDVGIPLGLFVAITGVSGSGKSTLVNEILYRALARTLYRAADEPGAHAAIEGIELIDKVIQIDQSPIGRTPRSNPATYTGLFTFIRELFAWLPESKARGFRPGRFSFNVKGGRCEACQGDGVIAIEMHFLPNVYVTCEECKGRRYNRETLDIKYRGKSIADVLDLTVDQALPLLENFPAIATKLRTLQDVGLGYIELGQSATTLSGGEAQRVKLSKELSRRGTGRTLYILDEPTTGLHFDDTKKLLDVLNKLVDQGNTIVVIEHNLDVIKSADWIVDLGPEGGGSGGRVIAQGTPEQVARARDSATGVFLSNLFDTGPSKAAVVQ
- a CDS encoding amino acid permease; the encoded protein is MSQLFRRQAIADLLQDSDATGLKRALGAGDLIMLAIGAVIGAGIFSSIGTAAAGETLPNGAIVRYGAGPALVFSFILLGGVCGLAALCYAELAAMIPRAGSAYTYSYATLGELVAWIIGWDLILEYAVGNIAVAIAWSGYFTSLLSGFGVALPDYLTHGYRTALLSSDPAVHGLLQAAPRLAGIPVLLNVPAAVIVLAITWLLYIGVRESARANNIMVVVKLLVLGFFVALGSLHIDPANYRPFAPNGWAGIHQGAAIVFFAYIGFDAISTAAEETRNPQRNMPIGILGGLAICTLIYVVVGVVATGLVPYQQLRAADPLARALDVAGLPMASWIVAFGAAISLTAVLLVFQYGQPRIFMAMARDGLLPAWASKIHPKYRTPHVTTVVTGLLVALGALVMDENEIYDLTNIGTLSAFAIVCTGVLVLRYTEPDRPRPFRVPFVWPVAIAGAAACVYTMSGLPVRAWERFGIWLAVGLIFYVSYGYTNSKLRQR